A DNA window from Arachis duranensis cultivar V14167 chromosome 3, aradu.V14167.gnm2.J7QH, whole genome shotgun sequence contains the following coding sequences:
- the LOC107479779 gene encoding high mobility group B protein 6, with the protein MADTAAEVPTRRSRSKRALKDKNSSTNESANTITTKVSEFTPPISEQVIVKENLDTTTTVSQPKKGRAASKKQSTKQQQQQSPSSFEKELLEMQEKLQQLHLEKEKTEELLKAKDEALKLKDQELENRGKEQEKLQTELKKLQKLKEFKPIHSMFLFFFLFSLTVFIKFQNLPLPKDKEQDKKDKKKRPSAPYILWCKDQWNEIKKTNSEAEFKDISNMLGAKWKTVSAEEKKPYEEKYNAEKEAYMEVMAKEKRETEALKLLEEDQKQKMAMELLEQYMQFRQETEKETTKKNKKEKDPLKPKHPMSAYILFTNDRRAALVAENKSVVEVAKITGEEWKNMTEEQKRPYEEMAKKKKEQYVQEMEAYKQRKHEEAANLMKEEEEHMKLQKQEALQLLKKKEKTEILIKKTKQKKKQNKEDKNSDPNRPKRPPSSFLLFSKEARKALQEERPGINISTLNALISLKWKELSEEDRQMWNGKASEAMEVYKKELEEYNKTIASTEE; encoded by the exons ATGGCTGACACTGCTGCAGAAGTTCCCACAAGGAGGTCAAGGAGCAAAAGGGCTCTCAAGGACAAAAACTCGTCAACAAATGAGTCCGCAAACACCATCACCACCAAGGTCTCAGAATTCACACCTCCAATTTCTGAACAAGTGATAGTGAAGGAGAACCTCGACACAACCACCACCGTTTCTCAACCCAAGAAAGGAAGAGCTGCTTCAAAGAAACAAAGCAcgaagcagcagcagcagcaatctccttcttcttttgagAAAGAGTTGCTTGAGATGCAGGAGAAGCTGCAGCAGCTGCACCTCGAGAAGGAGAAAACCGAGGAGCTCTTAAAAGCCAAGGATGAGGCCCTCAAGCTCAAGGACCAAGAGCTTGAAAACCGAGGCAAGGAACAGGAGAAGCTCCAGACCGAGCTCAAGAAGCTCCAGAAGTTGAAGGAGTTCAAACCCATTCACtccatgttcttgtttttctttcttttttcactaACGGTGTTCATAAAATTTCAGAACTTGCCTCTTCCGAAAGATAAGGAACAAGACAAGAAGGACAAGAAGAAAAGGCCCTCTGCTCCTTACATTCTGTGGTGCAAGGATCAATGGAATGAG ATCAAGAAAACAAACTCAGAGGCAGAATTCAAGGACATCTCAAACATGTTGGGGGCTAAATGGAAGACAGTTAGCGCTGAAGAGAAGAAGCCGTACGAAGAGAAGTACAATGCTGAAAAAGAAGCATATATGGAGGTAATGGCGAAGGAAAAGCGCGAGACGGAGGCACTGAAGCTGTTGGAAGAGGATCAGAAGCAGAAGATGGCGATGGAGCTTCTTGAACAATACATGCAGTTCAGACAAGAAACAGAGAAAGAGACTacaaagaagaacaagaaagagaAGGATCCATTGAAGCCAAAGCACCCAATGTCAGCATATATCCTTTTCACAAACGATAGGCGTGCGGCTCTTGTTGCAGAGAACAAGAGCGTTGTGGAAGTTGCCAAGATCACAGGGGAAGAGTGGAAGAACATGACGGAGGAACAGAAGAGGCCTTACGAGGAGatggcgaagaagaagaaggagcagTATGTTCAAGAAATGGAAGCTTATAAGCAGAGGAAACATGAAGAGGCTGCAAATCTCatgaaggaagaggaggagcaCATGAAGCTTCAGAAGCAGGAAGCGTTGCAGCTCctcaagaagaaagagaaaactgaaatcctcatcaagaaaacaaagcagaagaagaagcagaacaAGGAAGATAAGAATTCTGACCCAAACAGGCCTAAGAGGCCTCCATCCTCATTCCTCTTATTCAGCAAGGAAGCAAGGAAAGCTTTACAGGAGGAACGTCCAGGAATCAACATTTCCACCCTTAATGCACTCATTTCATTGAAGTGGAAG GAACTGAGCGAGGAAGATAGACAAATGTGGAATGGGAAAGCAAGTGAAGCAATGGAAGTGTACAAGAAGGAATTGGAGGAATACAACAAAACCATTGCTTCAactgaagaatga